Proteins encoded by one window of Anaerosalibacter sp. Marseille-P3206:
- a CDS encoding AI-2E family transporter: MVWTNLGKIIQLLMVILIIVIIYYIINIGNKYVEERKKIKIDNTKTFKTLGFLIFVFLFFFIIKKYSFLSESIYAIFMAIIFSYLLNPIVNYFEKKGLSRFLSVVLIYLILAVIIFLLIFVFGPNIMKEFKNLGSILPRYLDRVFGYFDSIYDKYIKNIDNIPPQLDGVKGIFKDNVSEIEKIVTKWIKKFTDKTIDIFSKIFTIVLIPILSFYFLNDKEYFKKKIYFCIPKDYRNHVLKLSKDVNKVISQFIKGRVLVAMFVGITTTISLFFLRIDFALIIGLMAGIADIIPYFGPVIGIIPAVFFALLKSPIRALWVIIIFTIIQQIESNIITPKIVGESVGIHPVTVILSLIIGGGFFGVTGMILAIPVVGILKVLYSYLIENINRG; encoded by the coding sequence ATGGTTTGGACAAATCTTGGTAAAATAATACAATTGTTAATGGTGATATTAATTATAGTCATCATCTATTATATAATAAATATTGGAAATAAATATGTAGAAGAAAGAAAAAAAATAAAAATAGATAATACCAAGACCTTCAAAACACTTGGTTTTTTAATATTTGTATTCTTATTTTTTTTTATAATAAAAAAGTATTCTTTTTTATCAGAATCAATTTATGCTATTTTTATGGCAATAATATTTTCTTATCTTTTAAATCCTATAGTCAATTATTTTGAAAAGAAAGGTTTATCTAGATTTTTAAGTGTAGTGTTAATATATCTTATACTCGCAGTAATAATCTTTTTACTAATATTTGTTTTTGGGCCAAATATCATGAAGGAGTTTAAGAATTTAGGTTCTATTCTACCTAGGTATTTAGATAGAGTCTTTGGATATTTTGATTCAATTTATGATAAATATATTAAAAATATTGACAACATTCCACCACAATTAGATGGAGTTAAAGGAATATTCAAAGATAATGTTAGTGAAATTGAAAAAATAGTTACTAAATGGATTAAAAAATTTACAGATAAGACTATTGATATATTTTCAAAGATATTTACAATAGTACTTATCCCAATTCTATCGTTTTATTTTTTAAATGATAAAGAGTATTTTAAAAAGAAAATATATTTTTGTATTCCAAAGGATTATAGAAATCATGTGTTAAAATTGTCTAAAGATGTCAATAAAGTTATTAGTCAATTTATTAAAGGAAGAGTTCTTGTTGCAATGTTCGTTGGCATTACTACTACTATATCATTGTTTTTTTTGAGAATTGATTTTGCCTTAATTATTGGATTGATGGCTGGTATAGCTGATATTATACCTTATTTTGGCCCTGTAATAGGTATAATACCTGCGGTTTTTTTTGCGCTACTAAAGAGTCCTATTAGAGCGCTATGGGTAATTATTATATTTACTATTATTCAGCAAATTGAAAGCAATATTATAACACCTAAAATTGTTGGAGAAAGTGTGGGCATTCATCCAGTAACAGTAATATTATCTTTGATAATAGGAGGAGGTTTTTTTGGAGTTACAGGAATGATTCTCGCAATCCCAGTTGTAGGCATTTTAAAGGTGTTATATTCATATTTAATAGAAAACATAAACAGGGGTTAA
- a CDS encoding PRC-barrel domain-containing protein translates to MIRYTKLLKCSILDKNEGEELGKVADLVFSNDLHKITNIIVESGKLIKDKCLIPFETIVSVDDDKILVCKDKCLNMEKLNIEKLIIGEDVNIIEKGVLKEDGELIGYVKDVIINPSNGILIGFIMTEGIFEEIFNGRSFIPNMENIQIGGENIVMNDMIMDQIVKNKEYYKKLLELEDG, encoded by the coding sequence ATGATTAGATATACAAAATTGTTAAAATGCAGTATTTTAGATAAAAATGAAGGTGAGGAACTTGGAAAAGTTGCTGATTTAGTATTTTCAAATGATTTACATAAAATTACCAATATAATAGTTGAAAGTGGAAAATTGATAAAGGATAAATGTTTAATACCTTTTGAGACAATAGTTTCAGTTGATGATGATAAAATTTTAGTTTGCAAGGATAAATGTTTGAATATGGAAAAATTAAATATAGAGAAATTAATTATCGGAGAAGATGTAAATATTATAGAAAAAGGTGTATTGAAAGAAGATGGAGAACTAATAGGTTACGTTAAAGATGTCATAATAAATCCTTCAAATGGCATACTTATAGGATTTATTATGACAGAGGGAATATTTGAAGAAATATTTAATGGTAGAAGTTTCATACCCAATATGGAAAATATTCAAATTGGTGGAGAAAATATAGTTATGAATGACATGATAATGGACCAAATTGTTAAAAATAAAGAATATTACAAAAAACTTCTAGAATTAGAGGATGGTTAA
- the nifU gene encoding Fe-S cluster assembly scaffold protein NifU — protein sequence MYSEKVMDHFRNPRNVGEIPDADGIGEVGNPKCGDIMKMYLKIEDGVIVDVKFKTFGCGSAIASSSMATEMVKGKTIQEAMSVTNKAVAEALDGLPPVKMHCSVLAEQAIKSALLDYSKKNNVHISGLEGFDPEEDPHDHEIEE from the coding sequence ATGTACTCAGAAAAAGTAATGGATCATTTTAGAAATCCTAGAAATGTTGGTGAAATACCTGATGCAGATGGAATTGGTGAAGTAGGTAATCCAAAATGTGGAGATATCATGAAGATGTATTTAAAAATAGAGGATGGAGTTATTGTGGATGTAAAGTTTAAGACTTTTGGTTGTGGTTCTGCTATAGCTTCATCAAGTATGGCAACAGAAATGGTAAAAGGAAAAACTATTCAAGAAGCGATGAGTGTTACTAATAAAGCTGTTGCTGAGGCATTAGATGGATTGCCACCTGTAAAAATGCACTGTTCAGTGCTTGCAGAACAAGCTATAAAATCTGCACTATTAGATTATTCAAAGAAAAATAATGTTCATATATCTGGACTTGAAGGATTTGATCCTGAAGAAGATCCACACGATCATGAAATTGAAGAATAA
- the nifS gene encoding cysteine desulfurase NifS: MRKYIYMDNSATTPVKSEVLEEMLPYFNEKYGNPSSIYSLGGQSKIAVDKARERVANALGANPKEIFFTSGGSEADNWAIKGVAFANKNKGNHIITSKIEHHAILHTCEYLERQGFKITYLDVDEYGTVDLEQLKNSITDETILISIMFANNEIGTIQPIKEIGKIAKEKGIYFHTDAVQAIGNVKIDVNELNIDLLSLSAHKLYGPKGIGALYIRQGVKMHNLIEGGAQERNKRAGTENVPAIVGLGKAIELAYENIDDHNAKLEKLRNRLINKVMDNIGYVRLNGHPTNRLPGNANFCFRFIEGESLLLSLDIEGIAGSSGSACTSGSLDPSHVLLAIGLPHEIAHGSLRLSLGDFNTEEEVDYVVEKLVEIVDRLRAMSPLYENVKGEEKCTQKK; this comes from the coding sequence ATGAGAAAATACATTTATATGGATAATTCAGCTACAACTCCAGTTAAATCAGAAGTACTAGAAGAAATGTTACCATATTTCAATGAAAAGTATGGAAATCCATCGAGTATATATTCTTTAGGTGGACAGTCAAAAATTGCAGTAGATAAAGCTAGAGAAAGGGTAGCAAATGCACTTGGAGCAAATCCAAAGGAGATTTTTTTTACTAGCGGTGGTTCAGAAGCTGATAACTGGGCAATCAAAGGAGTAGCTTTTGCAAATAAAAATAAAGGTAATCATATTATTACTTCAAAAATAGAGCATCATGCAATACTTCACACATGTGAATATTTAGAGAGGCAAGGTTTCAAGATTACTTATCTTGATGTAGATGAATACGGTACAGTAGATCTAGAACAGCTTAAAAATTCAATAACAGATGAAACTATTCTCATTTCTATAATGTTTGCTAACAATGAAATAGGAACTATCCAACCCATAAAGGAAATAGGAAAGATAGCAAAAGAAAAGGGAATATATTTCCACACAGATGCAGTTCAAGCTATAGGAAATGTAAAAATAGATGTAAATGAATTAAATATAGATTTATTATCTCTTTCAGCTCATAAATTGTATGGACCAAAGGGAATAGGTGCATTATATATTAGACAAGGGGTTAAGATGCACAATTTAATTGAAGGTGGAGCTCAAGAAAGAAATAAAAGAGCGGGGACAGAAAATGTTCCAGCAATAGTTGGACTTGGAAAAGCTATTGAACTTGCTTATGAAAATATTGATGATCACAATGCAAAACTTGAAAAGTTAAGAAACAGACTTATAAATAAGGTGATGGATAATATTGGCTATGTGAGATTAAATGGTCATCCAACTAATAGATTGCCAGGGAATGCAAACTTTTGTTTTAGATTTATAGAAGGGGAATCTTTGTTACTAAGTTTAGACATAGAAGGAATAGCAGGATCGAGTGGTTCAGCTTGTACTTCAGGTTCTTTAGATCCATCACATGTATTGTTAGCCATTGGACTTCCCCATGAAATAGCTCATGGTTCACTTAGACTTTCATTGGGCGATTTTAATACTGAAGAGGAAGTTGATTATGTAGTAGAGAAACTTGTGGAGATTGTAGATAGACTTAGAGCTATGTCACCACTATATGAAAATGTAAAGGGGGAAGAAAAATGTACTCAGAAAAAGTAA
- a CDS encoding RrF2 family transcriptional regulator — protein sequence MRLSTKGRYGLKAMFELALHYGEGPIPLNNVAEEQKISENYLEQLVATLKKNGLLESVRGAQGGYYLAKSPSEITVGNILRVLEGNMAPADCVIDSDDTNCERAEYCVTKLVWTKIRDSINDVVDSITLQDMVDEHNTIMAKKSLI from the coding sequence ATGAGGCTGTCAACAAAAGGAAGATACGGACTAAAAGCAATGTTTGAGTTAGCATTACATTATGGAGAAGGTCCTATTCCATTAAATAATGTGGCTGAAGAACAGAAAATTTCAGAGAATTATCTTGAGCAACTTGTTGCCACACTAAAAAAGAATGGATTGCTAGAAAGTGTAAGGGGAGCTCAAGGTGGTTATTACCTAGCTAAATCACCTAGTGAAATAACTGTAGGCAATATCTTGAGGGTTTTGGAAGGCAATATGGCGCCTGCAGATTGTGTTATAGATAGTGATGATACTAATTGTGAAAGAGCCGAGTATTGTGTTACAAAACTTGTTTGGACCAAGATAAGAGATAGCATAAATGATGTAGTAGACTCTATTACATTACAAGATATGGTAGATGAGCACAATACTATAATGGCGAAAAAATCACTAATTTAG
- a CDS encoding DDE-type integrase/transposase/recombinase — translation MFDIITYLLYFIQVQNNIILYLLFCLGAIKASKLPDEPIDKPYRKLKVDEMPIFDKVKKYDHKVLLKNYLLDKGKELKPVNSKVPVPESISCPCCGAPHIYIYDNNGGRGQFKCKVCESTFSRKNQFSKSVILRCPHCNKALEPIKDRKFFIIYKCKNNECSFYLKNKNSLSKEQKELFEIKPHSFKMHYIYRAFNINFKPLSRTSPVKGSVSLPRIYASNHVLGLVLTYYVNYGLSARKTAAIMKDIHQVDISHQTVLNYANTVSVITKPFVDNYPYELSDSICGDETYIRVNGKWHYIFFFFDAVKKIILSYHVSPNRDTPSAIIALDDVLSKFKEIPKNLNIIVDGNPIYLLAQHFFAQHDIFFDVSQVIGLTNDDPVSKEFRPLKQVIERLNRTFKGNYKSSHGFGAQHGSVTFVTLFAVYFNFLRPHASLEASVPVVIPELEDLPNMPARWIKLIQLSEEYISSCA, via the coding sequence ATGTTCGATATTATAACTTATTTACTATACTTTATTCAAGTCCAAAATAACATTATTTTATATCTTCTATTTTGTTTAGGTGCTATTAAAGCTTCGAAGCTACCTGATGAACCCATTGATAAGCCTTATCGTAAACTGAAAGTCGACGAAATGCCTATCTTTGATAAGGTTAAGAAATATGATCACAAAGTTCTTTTAAAGAATTATTTGTTGGATAAAGGAAAAGAGCTTAAACCTGTTAACTCTAAAGTTCCTGTTCCTGAATCTATTTCTTGTCCTTGTTGTGGTGCTCCTCACATTTACATATACGATAACAACGGTGGCAGAGGCCAATTTAAATGCAAGGTTTGTGAATCAACTTTTAGCCGAAAAAATCAATTTTCCAAGTCTGTTATTTTAAGATGTCCTCATTGTAACAAGGCTCTTGAGCCTATTAAGGATCGTAAATTCTTTATTATCTACAAGTGTAAAAACAATGAGTGCTCTTTTTATCTTAAAAACAAAAATTCTTTATCTAAAGAACAAAAGGAGCTGTTTGAGATTAAGCCTCATTCTTTTAAAATGCATTATATTTACAGAGCTTTTAATATTAACTTTAAGCCTTTATCTAGAACTTCTCCTGTTAAAGGTTCTGTTTCTTTGCCAAGGATTTATGCTTCCAATCATGTTTTAGGTCTTGTTTTAACTTATTATGTTAATTATGGCCTAAGTGCTAGAAAGACTGCTGCTATCATGAAAGATATTCATCAGGTTGATATTTCTCATCAAACTGTTCTTAATTATGCTAACACTGTAAGTGTTATTACTAAGCCATTTGTTGACAATTACCCTTATGAGCTATCTGACTCTATTTGTGGTGATGAAACTTATATTAGGGTTAATGGTAAATGGCATTATATCTTCTTTTTCTTTGATGCTGTTAAGAAGATTATTTTGTCTTACCATGTTTCTCCTAATCGTGACACTCCTTCAGCTATTATTGCTTTAGATGATGTTTTGTCTAAATTTAAGGAAATTCCAAAGAATCTTAATATCATTGTTGATGGTAATCCTATTTACCTTCTTGCTCAACATTTTTTTGCCCAACATGATATATTTTTTGATGTTTCACAGGTCATTGGTCTTACTAATGATGATCCTGTTTCAAAAGAATTTAGACCACTTAAGCAAGTTATCGAACGTCTTAATCGCACTTTTAAAGGCAATTACAAATCCTCTCATGGATTTGGTGCCCAGCATGGTTCTGTTACTTTTGTTACATTGTTTGCTGTTTATTTCAACTTTTTAAGACCTCATGCTTCATTGGAAGCTAGTGTACCTGTTGTTATTCCTGAACTTGAGGATTTACCCAATATGCCTGCAAGATGGATTAAATTAATACAACTGTCTGAAGAATACATATCTTCTTGTGCTTAA
- a CDS encoding DUF3343 domain-containing protein, whose protein sequence is MIEDKYYIAIFKSKSYAIQINYILENLGYKNFQLVSTPCQIQAGCGYSIKFKEMRQLDILKREARSLNTNIESLYCIERKNGSKTIKNLNYLI, encoded by the coding sequence ATGATAGAAGATAAATATTATATAGCTATCTTTAAATCAAAAAGCTATGCAATACAAATAAACTATATTCTGGAAAATTTGGGGTATAAAAATTTCCAGCTTGTTTCAACTCCATGTCAGATTCAAGCTGGATGTGGTTATTCTATAAAATTTAAAGAAATGAGACAACTAGACATTTTAAAAAGAGAAGCAAGATCTTTAAATACAAACATAGAAAGTCTATATTGTATAGAAAGAAAAAATGGAAGTAAAACAATTAAGAATCTTAATTATTTGATTTAA
- a CDS encoding glycosyltransferase: MNILYPVNKCTKIKINPSLYENINTDIGVSVITCTNKKNKYQSILNNYNRQVYQKKELIIILNDNSLEIDKYKIDKQSNVKIFQLNQKITLGECLNFAVDKSKYPIISKFDDDDYYAPKYLSDSIKALGYTNADIVGKSSTFVYFEKDNTLAIKNNNRDNRYVYRVEGSTLIFRKEILDDIRFKPKNLGEDLEFCKDAIKKGYKIYSSNIHHYLYIRNSNNNHSWKIPNEYLIKYCKIICKEKSINYILNNYIDVTSHK, encoded by the coding sequence GTGAATATTTTATATCCAGTTAATAAATGTACTAAAATTAAAATAAATCCATCATTATATGAAAATATAAATACTGATATTGGTGTATCCGTAATTACTTGTACAAATAAAAAAAATAAATATCAAAGCATATTAAATAATTATAATAGACAAGTCTATCAAAAAAAAGAATTAATCATCATACTAAATGATAATTCATTAGAAATAGATAAATATAAAATTGATAAACAAAGTAATGTAAAGATTTTTCAACTAAATCAAAAAATAACCCTTGGTGAATGTTTAAACTTTGCGGTAGATAAAAGTAAATATCCTATTATTTCTAAATTTGACGATGATGACTACTATGCCCCAAAATATTTGTCTGATTCTATTAAAGCATTAGGATACACCAATGCTGACATAGTTGGAAAATCTAGTACTTTTGTATATTTTGAAAAAGATAATACTTTAGCAATAAAAAATAATAATAGAGATAATAGATACGTTTATAGAGTTGAAGGTTCAACCTTAATTTTTAGAAAAGAAATATTAGATGATATACGTTTTAAACCTAAAAATTTAGGAGAAGATTTAGAGTTTTGTAAAGATGCTATAAAAAAAGGTTACAAAATCTATTCATCCAATATTCATCACTACCTTTATATTAGAAACTCAAATAACAACCATAGCTGGAAAATTCCAAATGAATATTTGATTAAATATTGTAAAATTATATGTAAAGAAAAAAGCATCAACTATATCCTAAATAATTACATTGATGTAACAAGTCATAAATAG
- a CDS encoding nucleotide sugar dehydrogenase yields MKVCVVGLGYIGLPTACILALNGHNVVGIDINESVVDMINKGLVPINENKLDSTLKTLISQNKIIAKTTAESADAYIICVPTPLDDNFSCNMHYVSNAMESILPCVCPGNMIIIESTVPPGTIKNIIKPAIENRGFNIGEDIYLAYCPERVLPGNIFNEIVYNDRIIGGVTDKCEKVVSTFYKTFVKGNIFITDSKTAEMTKIAENIYRDVNIALANQLSILCNELEINSLKVFNLANKHPRVNFLSPGPGVGGHCLPVDPYFVLKDKNDSSSIIVLSRKINENMPNYIASLAKKIINYIPSPKVTLWGVAYKGNIDDTRNSPSIQIINKLKELNCDFQVYDPVVKNCCIETKEESLKDSNLLIILTDHDEFKSLDPKLVLRTMRNPIILDSKNILDSISFMLNGIIVYNFGNFHLLN; encoded by the coding sequence ATGAAAGTATGTGTTGTTGGACTAGGATATATTGGACTTCCTACTGCATGTATATTAGCTTTAAATGGTCATAATGTTGTTGGAATTGATATAAATGAGTCGGTAGTTGATATGATAAATAAAGGCCTTGTTCCTATAAATGAAAACAAATTAGACTCCACATTAAAAACTTTAATTTCCCAAAATAAAATTATAGCAAAAACTACAGCTGAAAGTGCTGATGCTTATATTATATGTGTACCAACCCCCTTAGACGACAATTTCTCTTGTAATATGCATTATGTATCTAATGCAATGGAATCCATATTACCTTGTGTTTGTCCAGGTAATATGATAATTATTGAATCAACAGTACCACCTGGTACAATTAAAAATATAATCAAACCAGCAATAGAAAATAGAGGATTTAATATAGGAGAAGATATTTATTTAGCCTACTGCCCAGAAAGAGTTTTGCCAGGAAATATTTTTAATGAAATAGTTTACAATGACCGAATAATAGGCGGAGTTACAGATAAATGTGAAAAAGTAGTTTCAACTTTTTATAAAACTTTCGTTAAAGGAAATATTTTTATAACAGATTCAAAAACAGCTGAAATGACCAAAATAGCAGAAAATATTTACAGGGATGTTAATATTGCCCTTGCAAATCAACTCTCTATTCTATGTAACGAACTTGAAATAAACAGTTTAAAAGTCTTCAATCTAGCAAACAAACATCCTAGAGTTAATTTCTTATCACCAGGCCCTGGAGTTGGAGGACATTGTTTACCAGTAGACCCTTACTTTGTATTAAAGGATAAAAATGATTCTTCTAGTATAATTGTCCTTTCAAGAAAAATAAATGAAAACATGCCTAACTATATAGCTTCATTAGCAAAAAAAATAATAAATTATATTCCATCTCCTAAAGTGACCCTTTGGGGTGTCGCCTATAAAGGTAATATCGATGATACTAGAAATAGTCCTTCTATTCAAATAATAAATAAATTAAAAGAACTTAATTGTGATTTTCAAGTTTATGATCCTGTTGTTAAAAACTGCTGTATTGAAACTAAAGAAGAGTCATTAAAAGATTCTAATCTACTAATTATACTAACAGATCACGATGAGTTTAAAAGTTTAGATCCTAAACTTGTTTTAAGAACAATGAGAAATCCAATAATACTCGATTCAAAAAACATATTAGATTCAATTTCTTTTATGCTAAATGGAATAATCGTATATAATTTTGGTAATTTTCATTTGTTAAATTAG
- a CDS encoding glycosyltransferase translates to MSKVVNTCLKNFINKKNKKLKESKSLRGVSVITCTNNPNALKNIIENYERQNFTEKELIIIINNNHINIEDWKSKIGEINNINIFKLDEKISLGKCLNYGVSKSKYDYIAKFDDDDYYGPKYLSEAISGFKVSRASVVGKGTTIVYFVKSNTLALRDPGLEKRFVNFVNGSTLVAKKSVFNKIKFRDMSAAEDVNFCRDCLQSGIRIYSTSKYNHVYMRYPSKNKHTWKISDDELLKRYCNVVGNTKDYIKYANN, encoded by the coding sequence ATGAGTAAAGTAGTTAATACATGTCTAAAAAATTTTATAAATAAAAAAAATAAAAAGCTTAAAGAATCTAAAAGCTTAAGAGGTGTTTCTGTTATTACATGTACTAATAATCCAAACGCACTTAAAAATATCATAGAAAATTATGAAAGACAAAACTTTACTGAAAAAGAGTTGATTATCATAATAAATAACAATCATATAAATATAGAAGATTGGAAATCAAAAATAGGTGAAATAAATAATATAAATATATTTAAACTTGATGAAAAAATTTCTCTAGGAAAATGTCTTAATTATGGTGTATCAAAATCAAAATATGATTATATTGCAAAATTTGATGATGACGATTATTATGGGCCAAAATATTTATCTGAAGCAATTAGTGGTTTTAAAGTTTCAAGAGCTAGTGTGGTTGGTAAAGGTACTACTATTGTGTATTTTGTTAAATCAAATACACTTGCTTTAAGGGACCCTGGATTAGAAAAAAGATTTGTTAACTTTGTAAATGGCTCTACATTAGTTGCCAAAAAAAGTGTTTTTAACAAAATAAAATTTAGAGATATGTCTGCAGCTGAAGATGTGAATTTCTGTAGAGACTGTTTACAAAGTGGAATAAGGATATATTCTACTAGCAAATATAATCATGTATATATGAGATATCCTTCAAAAAATAAACACACTTGGAAAATTAGTGATGATGAGCTTTTGAAAAGATATTGTAACGTTGTAGGAAATACCAAAGACTATATAAAATATGCAAATAATTAA
- a CDS encoding glycosyltransferase family protein — MNAKSITNKKIRIRGKFKETKSPVVNKTIRNISKLKDFNINNNINVACILDEFSYECFKYECNLVQLGINNWKNTIKQLKPQFLFVESAWLGFNGEWAGKIANINMYNNKYIKELTEWCNEHKIPTVFWAKEDPNDFDIFIDSAKYFDYVFTTDFNCMPKYKKILNHNNIYLLPFAAQPRIHNPVNKDLEKKGDILFAGGWYKKFNKRKDYINMLLIPAMKYDLNIYDRFYRQNGDLNKFPEIFKPYIKDSLPYNKIVEEYKKYKLLLNVNSVDESPTTFSRRVFEVLASGIPIVSSYSLGIKNYFDNIVLLCKTKQDVYKNIELILKDKESSDKISLLGQRKVFENHTYKQRFEKILNTLKINYDKKAEGVSVITCTKRTENMENVFNNFLSQSYSKKELIVILNNDSMNIDKWIEKAKKYKNIKIFQLPEKKPLGSCLNFAVDNSKYECISKFDDDDYYAPNYLVDMLNAFKYTNAHILGKYSLYAYLEDKKLLTLRYPNMDNRFIDYVAGSTLTFKKEVFEKVRFRDLNKSEDTNFLNDSIKKGFKIYATDRFNHVVCRRNDLNDHSWKISETEFLKNCKIITKTNDYKTYVTV, encoded by the coding sequence ATGAATGCTAAAAGTATTACAAATAAAAAAATAAGAATTCGTGGTAAATTTAAAGAAACTAAAAGTCCAGTTGTAAATAAAACTATTAGAAATATTTCTAAACTAAAAGATTTTAATATTAATAATAATATTAATGTAGCTTGCATCCTTGATGAATTTAGTTATGAATGTTTTAAATATGAATGTAATCTTGTTCAATTAGGTATAAATAATTGGAAGAATACTATAAAACAACTAAAACCTCAATTTTTATTTGTTGAATCTGCTTGGCTTGGATTTAATGGTGAATGGGCTGGTAAAATAGCAAATATTAATATGTATAATAACAAATATATAAAAGAATTAACTGAATGGTGTAATGAACATAAAATACCAACTGTATTTTGGGCAAAAGAGGATCCTAATGATTTTGATATTTTTATTGACTCTGCAAAATATTTTGATTATGTATTTACAACAGATTTTAATTGTATGCCTAAATACAAAAAAATATTAAATCACAACAACATTTATCTATTACCCTTTGCTGCACAGCCAAGAATACACAATCCAGTAAACAAAGATCTTGAAAAAAAAGGTGATATTTTATTTGCTGGAGGCTGGTATAAAAAATTTAATAAAAGAAAAGATTATATAAATATGTTGTTAATACCAGCAATGAAATATGATTTAAATATTTATGATAGATTTTACAGGCAAAATGGTGATTTAAACAAGTTTCCTGAAATTTTTAAACCTTATATAAAAGATAGTCTGCCATATAACAAAATTGTTGAGGAATATAAAAAATATAAATTACTACTAAATGTAAATTCTGTAGATGAAAGTCCAACTACCTTTTCTAGAAGAGTTTTTGAAGTATTGGCAAGTGGAATTCCAATTGTTAGTAGCTATTCATTGGGGATTAAAAATTATTTTGACAATATCGTCTTATTATGTAAAACTAAACAGGATGTATATAAAAACATCGAACTCATTTTAAAAGACAAAGAATCATCTGATAAGATATCACTGCTTGGTCAAAGAAAGGTTTTTGAAAATCACACTTATAAACAAAGATTTGAAAAAATATTAAATACATTAAAAATTAATTATGATAAAAAAGCTGAAGGAGTTAGCGTGATTACATGTACGAAACGAACTGAAAATATGGAAAATGTTTTTAATAATTTTCTATCTCAATCATATTCAAAAAAAGAGCTTATTGTAATACTCAATAATGACTCAATGAATATTGATAAATGGATTGAAAAAGCAAAAAAATATAAAAACATAAAGATTTTTCAATTACCTGAAAAAAAACCACTAGGTAGCTGTTTAAATTTTGCTGTAGATAATTCTAAATATGAATGTATATCAAAATTTGATGATGATGATTATTATGCTCCTAATTATTTAGTTGATATGTTAAATGCATTTAAATATACTAACGCTCACATACTAGGAAAATATAGTCTATATGCATATCTAGAGGATAAAAAACTACTAACTTTAAGATATCCTAATATGGATAATAGATTTATTGATTATGTTGCAGGCTCAACTTTAACCTTTAAAAAAGAAGTGTTTGAAAAAGTTAGATTTAGAGATTTAAACAAAAGCGAAGATACCAATTTCCTTAATGATTCTATAAAAAAAGGATTTAAAATTTATGCTACTGATAGATTTAATCATGTTGTATGTAGAAGAAATGATTTAAATGACCACTCATGGAAAATCAGTGAGACAGAGTTTCTGAAAAATTGTAAAATAATAACTAAAACTAACGATTATAAAACTTATGTAACAGTTTAA